The following are encoded in a window of Psilocybe cubensis strain MGC-MH-2018 chromosome 4, whole genome shotgun sequence genomic DNA:
- a CDS encoding KRR1 small subunit processome component — protein MSDAGEPSNEPVVNKNKAHRKDKPWDTEDIDQEESSFATLFPKYREKYLREVWSAVTKALEAHGIACTLDLVHGSMSVRTTRKTFDPYMILKARDMIKLMARGVAINQAVKVLQDDMACDIIKIGNLVRNKERFVKRRQRIIGPDGSTLKAIELLTNCYVLVQGNTVSVMGPFKALKEVRRIVLDCMKNIHPIYRIKELMIRRELAKDPKLAGESWDRFLPQFRKRHLKTSEKTAKKNEKLEAKVEARKAAGIETTAEELARAQAKKKVYTPFPPAQLPRKVDLQLESGEYFLKQSEKEAREIAKRKQQQAETTEKRRAERAEAFIAPAETTEPTVEEKRRHKKRAAMEMEMDDEEPEGIEKSKKRKKRKEKKVDEES, from the exons ATGTCAGACGCAGGAGAACCGTCAAATGAGCCCGTCGTAAACAAGAACAAGGCTCACAGGAAAGATAAAC CTTGGGACACCGAGGATATTGACCA AGAGGAATCGTCTTTTGCTACTCTCTTCCCAAAATACCGTGAAAAATATCTACGCGAAGTATGGAGTGCTGTAACAAAAGCTCTAGAAGCCCAT GGTATTGCATGTACGCTTGATCTTGTCCACGGTTCAATGTCGGTCAGGACTACACGCAAAACATTCGACCCTTATATGATTTTGAAAGCACGAGATATGATCAAGCTCATGGCGCGTGGTGTGGCAATCAACCAAGCAGTCAAAGTTCTACAAGACGATATGGCTTGTGATATTATAAAAATCGGAAACTTGGTGCGGAATAAAGAAAGATTTGTGAAGCGAAGGCAGAGAATCATTGGACCGGATGGAAGTACTCTGAAG GCCATTGAACTTCTTACAAATTGCTATGTCCTTGTGCAAGGAAATACCGTCAGTGTGATGGGCCCGTTCAAAGCACTCAAAGAAGTCCGGAGAATAGTTCTCGATTGCATGAAAAATATACACCCTATCTACAGAATCAAG GAACTTATGATCCGTCGTGAACTAGCAAAAGATCCCAAACTCGCTGGAGAATCATGGGATCGCTTCCTACCTCAGTTCCGCAAACGTCATCTGAAGACTTCAGAAAAGACTGCCAAGAAGAACGAGAAACTTGAGGCAAAGGTGGAGGCTCGTAAAGCTGCTGGGATCGAGACCACCGCCGAAGAGCTGGCGAGGGCGCAAGCCAAAAAGAAAGTATATACCCCTTTCCCTCCAGCACAATTACCAAGAAAG GTCGATCTTCAACTCGAATCAGGGGAATACTTCCTCAAGCAGTCAGAAAAAGAGGCACGGGAAATAGCGAAGAGAAAGCAACAA CAAGCGGAAACCACCGAAAAAAGGCGTGCAGAACGTGCAGAAGCCTTTATTGCACCTGCCGAAACAACAGAGCCAACCGTTGAAGAAAAGAGGCGGCACAAGAAGCGAGCAGCtatggagatggaaatggaCGATGAAGAACCTGAAGGGATCGAAAAGTCCAAAAAgcggaaaaagagaaaagaaaagaaggttgatgaagaaagtTGA